A single genomic interval of Daucus carota subsp. sativus chromosome 1, DH1 v3.0, whole genome shotgun sequence harbors:
- the LOC108206561 gene encoding probable polyol transporter 4 isoform X1, protein MEFQENGKGGNKYRRMDELIEEDNDLSNGDFNQRERTDNTKRYVIACAIFASLNSVLLGYDVGVMSGAIIFIQEDLKITEVQEEVLVGILSIISLLGSLIGGKTSDAIGRKWTMAFAAIVFQTGAAIMALAPSFKVLMLGRLFAGVGIGFGVMIAPVYICEIAPAVARGSLTSFPEIFINLGILLGYVSNYVFSGLPVHINWRVMIAVGILPSAFIGCALFFIPESPRWLVMKHRIDDARLVLLKTIENEREVEERLAEIQKAAGHGNAEQYEEKAVWRELLHPSPGVLRMLITGCGIQCFQQITGIDTTVYYSPIIFQTAGISDKTRLLAATVAVGFTKTTFILAAIILIDKIGRKPLLYVSTIGMTICLFTLGLTLTFLENSKFGIAMAIVTVCGNVAFFSVGIGPICWVMTSEIFPLRLRAQASAIGSVGNRVSSGVVAMTFLSISETITMGGTFFSFSAISALAVAFVYKCVPETKGKTLEEIEMLFQNEEHWRGNAVELDDVEHLVQNQ, encoded by the exons ATGGAGTTTCAAGAAAATGGGAAAGGTGGTAACAAGTACAGGAGAATGGATGAATTAATAGAAGAAGATAATGATTTGTCAAATGGTGATTTTAATCAACGAGAGAGAACAGATAATACCAAGAGATATGTTATAGCTTGTGCCATTTTTGCCTCTCTTAATTCTGTGCTTCTTGGTTATG ATGTGGGGGTAATGAGCGGAGCcattatatttattcaagaaGATTTGAAGATCACTGAGGTGCAAGAAGAAGTACTCGTTGGAATCTTGAGCATAATTTCTCTTCTGGGTAGTTTAATTGGAGGGAAAACATCAGACGCGATAGGTAGAAAATGGACAATGGCATTTGCAGCAATTGTCTTTCAGACTGGAGCAGCTATAATGGCTTTAGCTCCGTCTTTCAAAGTACTTATGTTAGGTAGGCTTTTTGCTGGGGTTGGGATAGGCTTTGGAGTCATGATTGCCCCGGTTTATATATGTGAGATAGCACCTGCAGTTGCGAGAGGCTCTCTAACCTCCTTCCCtgaaattttcataaatttagGAATCCTTCTTGGTTATGTCTCAAACTATGTATTTTCAGGACTACCTGTCCACATAAATTGGAGGGTCATGATTGCTGTTGGAATTCTTCCCTCAGCTTTTATTGGTTGTGCTCTCTTCTTTATCCCTGAGTCGCCTAGGTGGTTGGTAATGAAACATCGTATTGATGATGCAAGATTAGTGCTTTtaaaaacaattgaaaatgaaagaGAAGTGGAGGAAAGATTGGCAGAAATACAGAAAGCTGCAGGGCATGGAAATGCTGAACAGTATGAAGAAAAAGCTGTCTGGCGTGAACTGCTACATCCTTCCCCTGGAGTTTTAAGAATGCTAATAACTGGTTGTGGAATTCAGTGTTTTCAACAGATTACAGGTATTGACACGACTGTGTACTACAGCCCTATAATATTTCAGACTGCTGGGATATCGGATAAGACCAGGCTTCTTGCTGCAACGGTTGCTGTGGGGTTCACGAAAACAACATTCATATTGGCAGCTATAATACTTATTGATAAAATAGGGAGAAAGCCCCTGCTTTATGTGAGTACAATCGGGATGACTATTTGTTTGTTTACTTTAGGACTAACACTGACGTTTCTGGAAAATAGTAAATTTGGAATTGCTATGGCTATTGTAACCGTGTGTGGAAATGTAGCTTTCTTCTCAGTGGGAATCGGGCCGATATGTTGGGTCATGACATCTGAAATTTTCCCTCTCCGGCTTAGAGCTCAAGCATCAGCAATTGGTTCAGTGGGGAACCGGGTTAGTAGTGGCGTCGTTGCTATGACTTTCCTGTCTATCAGCGAAACTATCACTATGGGAGGAACATTCTTTAGCTTTTCAGCGATTTCAGCTCTCGCTGTTGCTTTCGTTTACAAGTGTGTTCCAGAGACAAAGGGAAAAACCTTAGAAGAGATTGAAATGCTTTTCCAGAATGAAGAACATTGGAGAGGTAATGCAGTGGAGCTTGATGATGTCGAACATTTAGTACAGAACCAGTAA
- the LOC108206561 gene encoding probable polyol transporter 4 isoform X2 has protein sequence MSGAIIFIQEDLKITEVQEEVLVGILSIISLLGSLIGGKTSDAIGRKWTMAFAAIVFQTGAAIMALAPSFKVLMLGRLFAGVGIGFGVMIAPVYICEIAPAVARGSLTSFPEIFINLGILLGYVSNYVFSGLPVHINWRVMIAVGILPSAFIGCALFFIPESPRWLVMKHRIDDARLVLLKTIENEREVEERLAEIQKAAGHGNAEQYEEKAVWRELLHPSPGVLRMLITGCGIQCFQQITGIDTTVYYSPIIFQTAGISDKTRLLAATVAVGFTKTTFILAAIILIDKIGRKPLLYVSTIGMTICLFTLGLTLTFLENSKFGIAMAIVTVCGNVAFFSVGIGPICWVMTSEIFPLRLRAQASAIGSVGNRVSSGVVAMTFLSISETITMGGTFFSFSAISALAVAFVYKCVPETKGKTLEEIEMLFQNEEHWRGNAVELDDVEHLVQNQ, from the coding sequence ATGAGCGGAGCcattatatttattcaagaaGATTTGAAGATCACTGAGGTGCAAGAAGAAGTACTCGTTGGAATCTTGAGCATAATTTCTCTTCTGGGTAGTTTAATTGGAGGGAAAACATCAGACGCGATAGGTAGAAAATGGACAATGGCATTTGCAGCAATTGTCTTTCAGACTGGAGCAGCTATAATGGCTTTAGCTCCGTCTTTCAAAGTACTTATGTTAGGTAGGCTTTTTGCTGGGGTTGGGATAGGCTTTGGAGTCATGATTGCCCCGGTTTATATATGTGAGATAGCACCTGCAGTTGCGAGAGGCTCTCTAACCTCCTTCCCtgaaattttcataaatttagGAATCCTTCTTGGTTATGTCTCAAACTATGTATTTTCAGGACTACCTGTCCACATAAATTGGAGGGTCATGATTGCTGTTGGAATTCTTCCCTCAGCTTTTATTGGTTGTGCTCTCTTCTTTATCCCTGAGTCGCCTAGGTGGTTGGTAATGAAACATCGTATTGATGATGCAAGATTAGTGCTTTtaaaaacaattgaaaatgaaagaGAAGTGGAGGAAAGATTGGCAGAAATACAGAAAGCTGCAGGGCATGGAAATGCTGAACAGTATGAAGAAAAAGCTGTCTGGCGTGAACTGCTACATCCTTCCCCTGGAGTTTTAAGAATGCTAATAACTGGTTGTGGAATTCAGTGTTTTCAACAGATTACAGGTATTGACACGACTGTGTACTACAGCCCTATAATATTTCAGACTGCTGGGATATCGGATAAGACCAGGCTTCTTGCTGCAACGGTTGCTGTGGGGTTCACGAAAACAACATTCATATTGGCAGCTATAATACTTATTGATAAAATAGGGAGAAAGCCCCTGCTTTATGTGAGTACAATCGGGATGACTATTTGTTTGTTTACTTTAGGACTAACACTGACGTTTCTGGAAAATAGTAAATTTGGAATTGCTATGGCTATTGTAACCGTGTGTGGAAATGTAGCTTTCTTCTCAGTGGGAATCGGGCCGATATGTTGGGTCATGACATCTGAAATTTTCCCTCTCCGGCTTAGAGCTCAAGCATCAGCAATTGGTTCAGTGGGGAACCGGGTTAGTAGTGGCGTCGTTGCTATGACTTTCCTGTCTATCAGCGAAACTATCACTATGGGAGGAACATTCTTTAGCTTTTCAGCGATTTCAGCTCTCGCTGTTGCTTTCGTTTACAAGTGTGTTCCAGAGACAAAGGGAAAAACCTTAGAAGAGATTGAAATGCTTTTCCAGAATGAAGAACATTGGAGAGGTAATGCAGTGGAGCTTGATGATGTCGAACATTTAGTACAGAACCAGTAA
- the LOC108204903 gene encoding uncharacterized protein LOC108204903, translating into MTPDLPNGVVVAPQNPPAAAKKSRESERRRRRRKQKKNKPTDASAGDESEAGAAANGGDSAKENSDPQTAFEPVEVEYIPEKAELDGEMDEEFRKVFEKFNFSELPASEENAKKDDTTADTAAKKKVDSDDEEEGQDAPEKEKGGISNKKKKLQRRMKIAELKQICSRPDVVEVWDATSSDPKLLVFLKSYRNTVPVPRHWCQKRKFLQGKRGIEKTPFQLPDFIAATGIEKIRQAYIEKEDNKKLKQKQRERMQPKMGKMDIDYQVLHDAFFKYQTKPKLTSHGDLYHEGKEFEVKLREMKPGMLSQELKDALGMPEGAPPPWLINMQRYGPPPSYPSLKIPGLNAPIPHGALFGYHPGGWGKPPVDDQGRPLYGDVFGQQPEQPNYEEEPEDKTKHWGDLEEEEEEEEEEEVEEPDEEELEDGIQSVDSLSSTPTGIETPDVIDLRKQQRKEPEKPLYQVLEEKEEKIAPGTLLGTSHTYVLTGAPQDKPAAKRVDLLRGQKSDRVEVSLNPEELEVMDNVLPAKYEEAREEEKLRSQREDFSDMVAENAKKRKRKMQDKDSKSKKKDFKF; encoded by the exons ATGACACCGGATTTGCCAAACGGCGTCGTCGTCGCACCGCAGAACCCTCCCGCCGCTGCGAAAAAATCTCGGGAGAGTGAACGACGTCGTAGGCGGCGCAAGCAGAAGAAGAACAAACCTACCGATGCTTCCGCCGGAGACGAGAGCGAAGCCGGAGCCGCCGCTAACGGCGGTGATAGTGCCAAGGAGAACTCCGATCCTCAGAcg GCCTTTGAGCCAGTTGAAGTTGAATATATTCCAGAAAAGGCTGAACTTGACGGAGAAATGGATGAGGAATTTAGAAAGGTCTTTGAAAAGTTTAATTTCAGCGAGCTACCTGCCTCAGAG GAGAATGCAAAGAAAGATGACACTACCGCTGATACAGCTGCGAAGAAAAAAGTtgattcagatgatgaagaGGAAGGACAAGATGCCCCTGAAAAAGAGAAGGGTGGTATCtctaacaaaaagaaaaag CTTCAGCGCCGGATGAAGATTGCAGAATTAAAGCAGATCTGTTCGAGGCCTGATGTAGTGGAG GTGTGGGATGCTACCTCATCAGATCCTAAACTGCTTGTGTTTTTAAAATCATATCGCAATACTGTTCCAGTACCAAGGCATTGGTGTCAGAAAAGAAAGTTTCTACAA GGAAAAAGAGGTATTGAGAAGACACCTTTTCAACTACCTGATTTCATTGCTGCTACAGGCATCGAGAAAATTAGACAA GCCTACATTGAAAAGGAGGACAACAAGAAACTCAAACAGAAGCAACGTGAGAGGATGCAACCAAAAATGGGAAAAATGGACATTGATTACCAG GTTCTTCATGATGCATTCTTTAAGTACCAGACAAAACCAAAATTGACATCACATGGTGATCTGTATCATGAAGGGAAAGAGTTTGAG GTAAAACTAAGGGAGATGAAGCCAGGAATGCTGTCACAAGAACTAAAAGATGCTCTTGGGATGCCTGAGGGTGCTCCTCCTCCATGGCTCATTAATATGCAG AGATATGGCCCTCCTCCGTCTTATCCATCATTGAAGATTCCTGGGCTAAATGCTCCTATTCCACATGGAGCTTTATTTGGTTATCATCCTGGAGGCTGGGGCAAACCACCTGTTGACGAT CAAGGCCGTCCTCTATATGGAGATGTATTTGGTCAGCAACCAGAACAACCAAACTATGAG GAAGAACCAGAAGATAAAACTAAGCATTGGGGTGACTTGgaggaagaagaggaagaagaggaGGAAGAGGAAGTCGAAGAACCAGATGAGGAAGAGTTAGAAGATGGTATTCAGTCAGTTGATAGTCTGTCAAG CACTCCTACTGGTATTGAGACTCCAGATGTTATTGACCTTCGCAAGCAGCAGAGGAAGGAACCTGAGAAACCTCTTTACCAA GTGcttgaagagaaagaagaaaagatAGCTCCAGGGACCTTGCTAGGAACGAGTCACAC CTATGTGTTAACTGGTGCTCCCCAAGACAAGCCAGCAGCGAAGAGG GTTGATTTGCTTAGAGGTCAAAAATCAGATAGAGTTGAAGTGTCACTAAATCCAGAAGAATTGGAAGTTATGGACAATGTTCTGCCTGCCAA GTACGAGGAAGCCCGAGAGGAAGAGAAACTCCGTAGTCAACGGGAAGATTTCAGTGACATGGTGGCCGAG AATGCAAAGAAGAGGAAACGAAAGATGCAGGACAAGGACAGCAAATCAAAGAAGAAAGATTTCAAGTTTTAG
- the LOC108214419 gene encoding dof zinc finger protein DOF2.2 — MGLSMKQVSDDDSQVYNNWLPPSESPKPAQSNKRSHQQLQQPEPLNCPRCNSSNTKFCYYNNYNRTQPRHFCKACKRHWTKGGTLRNVPVGGGRKNKRHKPSQPAATAATTNPPLQSSYQNINSFHSQQPSFLSNDDSAFIYNSESFMNHQPMQFSFSGWNCEKNNRSLNLNNIATSYQKLENMDKSVINEAWEFEVPGIENNVNSSSVTELGSCSYWNWNEFDSTVGDFSIPNWDETEDIKP; from the coding sequence ATGGGGTTGAGTATGAAGCAAGTCTCCGACGATGATAGCCAGGTGTATAACAACTGGCTACCGCCATCCGAATCTCCGAAGCCGGCTCAGTCTAACAAGCGATCGCACCAGCAGCTGCAGCAGCCAGAGCCACTCAACTGTCCCAGATGCAACTCATCCAACACCAAATTCTGCTACTACAATAACTACAACAGAACACAACCTCGCCATTTCTGCAAAGCCTGTAAACGCCACTGGACTAAAGGGGGCACTCTCCGAAATGTCCCCGTTGGCGGCGGCCGCAAAAACAAGCGCCACAAGCCATCTCAACCAGCTGCCACCGCCGCCACCACCAATCCACCACTGCAAAGTTCATATCAGAATATAAACAGCTTTCATTCTCAGCAGCCATCTTTTCTCAGCAACGATGATAgtgcatttatatataattccGAGAGTTTCATGAACCATCAGCCAATGCAATTTTCTTTTTCGGGGTGGAATTGCGAGAAGAATAATCGTTCGTtgaatttgaataatattgCTACGTCTTATCAGAAGCTCGAGAACATGGATAAATCGGTGATTAATGAAGCGTGGGAGTTCGAGGTTCCAGGTATTGAAAATAATGTAAATTCGTCGAGTGTAACGGAATTGGGGAGTTGCAGCTACTGGAATTGGAATGAGTTTGATAGTACAGTGGGTGATTTTAGTATACCTAACTGGGATGAAACAGAAGACATCAAACCCTag